A window from Sphingopyxis alaskensis RB2256 encodes these proteins:
- a CDS encoding phytanoyl-CoA dioxygenase family protein: MKKDLTEADLCAMLVEELRRTGYCIVRNEAIARVHALAKDLDPIFAATPFCEGNFYGCRTKRFGSLLKRSQHMAALVLNPIILPAVETILGTGCDRIQLNLTQAIEIHPGEVRQYPHRDQDMWRGADGAQEYLVNVLWPLTPFTKENGATRIFPNSHGAAGMAKTDLGQPIFAECEPGSAICFLGSTAHGAGTNLSKEVRRGVLVSYSLGWLKPYENLWLAYPPEVARHFPPELAALAGYAQHRPNLGNYEGQCPSVLLTDERPAHLGAIDALRPDQAEAVATFAATERTGA; this comes from the coding sequence ATGAAGAAGGATCTCACCGAAGCCGATCTTTGCGCGATGCTCGTCGAGGAATTGCGCCGCACCGGCTATTGCATCGTCCGCAACGAGGCGATCGCCCGCGTCCACGCCCTGGCGAAGGATCTCGACCCGATCTTCGCCGCGACGCCCTTCTGCGAAGGCAATTTTTACGGCTGCCGCACCAAGCGGTTCGGCAGCCTGCTCAAGCGCTCGCAGCATATGGCCGCATTGGTGCTGAATCCGATCATCCTCCCCGCCGTCGAGACGATCCTCGGAACGGGATGCGACCGGATCCAGCTCAACCTCACCCAGGCAATCGAGATCCATCCGGGCGAAGTCAGGCAATATCCGCACCGCGATCAGGATATGTGGCGCGGCGCCGATGGCGCCCAGGAATATCTGGTCAATGTCCTATGGCCGCTCACGCCCTTCACGAAAGAAAATGGCGCGACGCGCATCTTCCCGAACAGCCATGGGGCTGCGGGCATGGCAAAGACCGATCTCGGCCAGCCGATATTCGCCGAATGCGAGCCGGGGTCAGCGATCTGCTTCCTCGGATCGACCGCACACGGCGCGGGAACGAACCTCAGCAAGGAAGTCCGGCGCGGCGTGCTCGTCAGCTACAGCCTCGGCTGGCTCAAGCCCTATGAAAATCTGTGGCTCGCCTATCCCCCCGAGGTCGCTCGGCATTTTCCGCCCGAACTGGCTGCGCTCGCCGGTTATGCGCAGCATCGCCCCAATCTCGGCAATTATGAAGGCCAATGCCCTTCGGTCTTGCTGACCGATGAAAGGCCCGCCCATCTCGGCGCGATCGATGCCCTGCGTCCCGACCAGGCCGAGGCGGTCGCCACCTTCGCCGCCACCGAAAGGACAGGCGCATGA